Proteins encoded in a region of the bacterium genome:
- a CDS encoding NAD(P)-dependent oxidoreductase yields MKTPHDTSARPLRSDSGSHPDWIVGLEDPILVTGAGGFIGSRVVAELLRRGFGEVRAFVRNSENARKALGGPADASQKNLRLIEGNLLSQEDCKKAVEGVSVIYHLAAGVGDKSYAGAFLNSVVTTRNLLDAAIASGSLKRFVNVSSLGVYTNRSLPRGAPLDETSQLEPHYIERGEAYLYGKIKQEELVCDYGRRYGLSYVILRPGAVFGPGKKAITGRVGIDTFGIFLHLGGSNKIPFTYVENCAEAIVLAGLKQGVDGEAFNVVDDELPTSRDFLRLYKKKVGSFFSLPVPYPLFHVFCLMWETYSRWSQGQLPPAFNRYRCAADWKGNHYSNRKLKEMLGWEPRIPMHVALERYFDFVRS; encoded by the coding sequence ATGAAAACACCGCACGATACTTCGGCAAGGCCTTTGCGATCAGATAGTGGCTCTCATCCCGACTGGATAGTGGGGCTTGAGGATCCGATACTTGTGACGGGGGCCGGCGGCTTCATAGGATCAAGGGTCGTGGCCGAGCTTCTTAGAAGAGGTTTTGGCGAGGTCAGGGCTTTCGTAAGAAACAGCGAGAACGCCCGGAAAGCCCTAGGCGGCCCCGCAGATGCCAGCCAGAAAAATTTGAGGCTCATCGAGGGCAACCTTCTATCCCAAGAAGACTGCAAGAAGGCTGTGGAAGGGGTATCTGTAATTTACCACCTGGCTGCAGGAGTTGGAGACAAGTCCTATGCAGGAGCCTTCTTGAACTCTGTTGTAACCACCAGGAACCTCCTGGATGCCGCAATTGCCAGTGGATCCTTAAAAAGGTTTGTGAATGTGAGCTCTTTGGGAGTGTACACTAACAGGAGCCTACCAAGAGGCGCACCTTTGGATGAGACATCTCAACTGGAACCACACTACATAGAGAGAGGCGAGGCCTACCTTTACGGAAAAATCAAGCAGGAAGAATTGGTTTGTGATTATGGAAGACGTTATGGGCTGTCCTACGTGATCCTTCGACCCGGGGCGGTCTTTGGCCCTGGGAAGAAGGCAATAACAGGTAGAGTGGGGATAGATACCTTCGGGATCTTTTTGCACCTGGGTGGCTCAAACAAGATTCCCTTTACCTACGTGGAAAATTGTGCTGAGGCCATTGTGCTGGCCGGATTGAAGCAGGGGGTAGACGGCGAAGCCTTCAATGTGGTGGATGACGAATTGCCGACAAGCCGGGACTTTCTCCGATTGTACAAAAAAAAGGTTGGAAGTTTTTTCTCCTTGCCGGTACCCTATCCGCTTTTCCACGTTTTTTGCTTAATGTGGGAGACATACTCAAGGTGGTCACAGGGCCAGCTTCCCCCTGCCTTCAACAGATACAGGTGTGCGGCTGACT